The proteins below come from a single Bacteroidales bacterium genomic window:
- a CDS encoding oxidoreductase has product MIENKIVVVAGGAGLLGKEFCKIIIKNNGIAVIADFDEISGNKAMREIKAETKSENVCFYKLDITLKEEINNLIKKLSKDFGKIDALVNNAYPRNKNYGRKLTDVEYADFCENVNLHLGGYFLMMQQFSEYFKKQRYGNIINISSIYGVSAPRFEIYNDSEMTMPVEYAAIKSAIIHLTKYFAKYYKGTNIKFNCISPGGILNNQNPSFIKQYNEFSLNKGMLDKSDISGTLLFLLSDMSKYINGQNIIVDDGFVL; this is encoded by the coding sequence ATGATAGAAAATAAAATAGTTGTAGTTGCCGGCGGTGCAGGATTACTTGGCAAAGAATTCTGCAAAATAATAATCAAAAATAATGGTATCGCTGTTATCGCTGATTTTGATGAAATTTCAGGAAATAAAGCAATGCGGGAAATCAAAGCGGAAACAAAATCAGAGAATGTTTGTTTTTATAAATTAGATATTACATTAAAAGAAGAAATAAATAATCTAATAAAAAAACTCAGTAAAGATTTTGGGAAGATTGATGCTTTGGTTAACAACGCATATCCCAGAAATAAAAATTATGGCAGAAAACTTACAGATGTTGAATATGCAGATTTTTGCGAAAATGTGAATTTGCATTTAGGAGGATACTTTCTTATGATGCAACAATTCTCAGAGTATTTTAAGAAACAAAGATATGGAAATATTATAAACATCTCATCAATATATGGAGTTTCTGCACCACGTTTTGAAATTTACAATGATTCGGAAATGACTATGCCTGTTGAATATGCAGCAATCAAGTCAGCAATTATTCATTTAACAAAATACTTTGCCAAATATTATAAAGGAACAAACATTAAATTTAATTGTATCAGTCCGGGAGGAATACTTAATAACCAAAACCCTTCTTTTATAAAGCAGTACAATGAATTTTCTTTAAATAAAGGAATGCTTGATAAATCAGATATTTCCGGCACATTATTATTTTTGCTTTCTGATATGTCAAAATATATTAACGGACAAAATATTATTGTCGACGATGGATTCGTTTTATAA
- a CDS encoding glutamate-1-semialdehyde 2,1-aminomutase, whose product MTEDFNMNFSEKLNYLIPGGAHTYSRGDDQYPENAPSILTKGEGCYVFDTDGNKLLDYGMGLRAVTVGYGHKEISEAAIEEIFKGNGLTRASLTELKAAELITNLIPSADMVKFGKNGSTVTSAAVKLARAYTNKKYIARCNNHPFFSYDDWFIGDTPLKKGIPKEIYNLTIHFNYNDISSLEKLFEKYKNNIACVILEPMVTEEPKDNFLQKIKELCQKNNSIFILDEMITGFRWHLQGAQKYFNIEADLTTFGKGMANGFSVSALTGKREIMNLGGIKEDGAERVFLVSTTHGAEMCGLGAFIKTVELYKKLNIVEHIWNYGRKMIDGMNTIAKQYGIEKYFYVEGYPCSPNYVCKNNKEEISLAFRTLFAQEMIKSKILIPWIALSYSHTDRELEITLEATKKALKVYCNALEEGYEKYLIGKIIKPVFRQFN is encoded by the coding sequence GTGACGGAGGATTTTAACATGAACTTTAGTGAAAAATTAAATTACCTTATTCCCGGAGGCGCTCATACATATAGCAGAGGCGACGACCAATATCCGGAAAATGCACCATCGATATTAACAAAAGGAGAAGGATGTTATGTTTTTGATACCGATGGAAATAAACTTCTTGATTATGGAATGGGATTAAGAGCAGTAACAGTTGGCTATGGACATAAAGAAATTTCAGAAGCAGCAATTGAGGAAATATTTAAAGGCAATGGATTAACACGAGCATCATTAACTGAATTAAAAGCAGCAGAATTAATCACGAACCTGATTCCTTCAGCAGACATGGTTAAGTTTGGAAAAAACGGCTCAACGGTAACCTCAGCTGCAGTAAAATTAGCCAGAGCTTATACAAATAAAAAATATATAGCACGTTGTAATAACCACCCATTCTTTTCTTATGACGATTGGTTTATAGGCGATACTCCTCTTAAAAAAGGCATACCGAAAGAAATATATAATTTAACAATTCATTTTAATTATAATGATATTTCTTCTCTTGAAAAATTATTTGAAAAATACAAAAATAACATTGCTTGTGTTATTCTTGAACCGATGGTTACAGAAGAACCAAAAGATAATTTTCTTCAAAAAATAAAAGAACTCTGTCAAAAAAATAATTCGATTTTTATCTTAGACGAAATGATTACTGGATTCAGATGGCATCTACAAGGCGCTCAAAAATATTTTAATATCGAAGCTGACTTAACAACATTCGGAAAAGGAATGGCTAACGGATTTTCTGTTTCGGCACTAACAGGAAAAAGAGAAATAATGAATTTAGGGGGAATAAAAGAAGATGGTGCAGAGAGGGTATTTTTAGTATCAACTACACATGGAGCAGAAATGTGCGGGTTAGGAGCTTTTATAAAAACCGTTGAATTATATAAAAAATTAAATATTGTTGAACATATATGGAACTATGGAAGAAAAATGATTGACGGAATGAACACGATTGCAAAACAATATGGTATTGAAAAATATTTTTATGTAGAAGGATATCCTTGTTCTCCAAATTATGTTTGCAAAAACAATAAGGAAGAAATTTCTTTAGCTTTTCGAACTCTTTTTGCTCAGGAAATGATAAAGTCAAAAATACTTATTCCATGGATAGCCCTTAGTTATTCGCATACCGACAGGGAATTAGAAATAACATTAGAAGCAACTAAAAAAGCATTAAAGGTATATTGCAATGCATTAGAAGAAGGTTATGAAAAGTATTTGATTGGAAAAATAATTAAACCCGTTTTCAGACAATTTAATTAA
- a CDS encoding Gfo/Idh/MocA family oxidoreductase, which translates to MRFLIIGLGSMGKRRIRCLKALGFNDIIGFDPRIDRIDESNAKYKIEITNNFNSIDLKKINAFIISTPPDKHTDYINIAIQNKKPAFVEASVVIEGLEELNKTAKSEQIFIAPSCTLQFHPLIKEIKKTVNSNKYGKVTNFTYHSGNFLPDWHPWEKVSDFYVSNRKTGGAREIVPFELTWICDILGMPNDIKGFFLKTTNVGADIEDTYAFTTKYNSYAGSIIVDVVSRYSIRNLILNMENGQIIWRWDNSYFDLYEVEQKKWLRFNQPEGKAEAGYNKNIIEEMYIDEISSFINHLNTKSIFPNSLDKDIEILKLLNKIEKSDGGF; encoded by the coding sequence ATGAGATTTTTAATTATCGGATTGGGTTCAATGGGCAAACGACGAATACGATGCTTGAAAGCATTGGGATTTAATGATATTATTGGATTCGACCCTCGAATTGATAGAATTGATGAAAGTAATGCAAAATACAAAATCGAAATCACAAATAATTTTAATAGTATTGATTTAAAAAAAATTAATGCTTTCATTATTTCTACTCCTCCTGATAAACATACAGATTATATAAATATTGCTATTCAAAACAAAAAACCTGCTTTTGTTGAGGCAAGTGTGGTGATTGAAGGATTAGAAGAATTAAACAAAACCGCAAAATCAGAACAAATTTTTATTGCACCTTCTTGTACTTTACAATTTCATCCTTTAATTAAAGAAATTAAAAAAACAGTTAATTCAAATAAATATGGTAAAGTAACAAATTTCACTTATCATTCCGGAAATTTTCTTCCTGATTGGCATCCATGGGAAAAAGTTTCTGATTTCTATGTTTCAAACAGAAAAACCGGTGGAGCAAGAGAAATAGTCCCTTTTGAATTAACATGGATTTGCGATATTTTAGGAATGCCAAATGATATAAAAGGATTTTTCTTAAAAACAACAAATGTAGGCGCAGATATCGAAGACACTTATGCATTTACAACGAAATATAATTCTTATGCGGGTTCAATTATAGTTGATGTTGTTTCACGTTATTCTATAAGAAATCTTATATTGAATATGGAAAATGGGCAAATCATCTGGAGATGGGATAATAGCTATTTTGATTTATATGAAGTCGAACAGAAAAAATGGTTGAGATTTAATCAACCCGAAGGAAAAGCCGAAGCAGGATATAATAAAAACATAATTGAAGAAATGTATATTGACGAAATTTCTTCTTTTATAAATCATTTAAATACAAAATCAATATTTCCAAATTCATTAGATAAAGACATAGAAATACTTAAACTTCTTAATAAAATTGAAAAAAGTGACGGAGGATTTTAA
- a CDS encoding acylneuraminate cytidylyltransferase family protein: MFNNKKILAIIPARGGSKGLPCKNIKPLHGKPLIGWTIEQAIASKFIDRIFVSTEDKKIADVSRNFGISIPFLRPSELAQDESPVSDAIIHCLIFFEKLDEFFDYLLLLEPTSPLRKKEDIDSAIEKLITNQNADSLVSVGEVHTEHPMIIKKINDKNFVIPYVDNMPKIYQRQQADKAYFPYGVIYISKTSSYKKNKTFYTEKTIPFYIERWQNYEIDDNIDFICIENILKLKSEEIA, from the coding sequence ATGTTTAATAATAAAAAAATTCTTGCGATAATTCCTGCAAGGGGAGGCAGCAAAGGGTTACCATGTAAAAACATAAAACCATTACATGGTAAACCTTTAATTGGATGGACAATTGAACAAGCAATTGCCAGCAAATTTATTGATAGAATTTTTGTTTCTACTGAAGATAAGAAAATAGCTGATGTTTCAAGAAATTTTGGAATATCTATTCCTTTCCTGAGACCATCTGAATTAGCCCAAGATGAATCTCCTGTTTCAGACGCAATTATTCATTGTTTAATTTTTTTTGAAAAATTAGATGAATTTTTCGATTATTTATTGCTTTTAGAACCCACCTCTCCTTTAAGAAAAAAAGAAGATATTGATTCTGCAATAGAAAAGTTAATTACAAATCAGAATGCCGATTCACTTGTAAGCGTTGGAGAAGTTCATACAGAACATCCGATGATAATTAAAAAAATTAATGATAAAAATTTTGTGATTCCTTATGTTGATAATATGCCAAAAATTTATCAGCGACAACAAGCGGACAAAGCATATTTCCCTTATGGAGTTATTTATATAAGCAAAACATCTTCATACAAAAAAAATAAAACTTTTTACACAGAAAAAACAATTCCATTTTATATTGAAAGATGGCAAAACTATGAAATTGATGACAACATTGATTTTATATGTATCGAAAATATTTTAAAACTAAAATCTGAAGAAATAGCATGA